One genomic region from Lycorma delicatula isolate Av1 chromosome 1, ASM4794821v1, whole genome shotgun sequence encodes:
- the LOC142317822 gene encoding matrix metalloproteinase-18-like translates to MIIIYFITFFITTISINADEFDSNKFLLDYGYLKGDNASLTDEKAVKDAVKLFQESFHLPVNGELNSKTIALMREPRCGVPDILPYVVSRIIWRKPELKWHYQRATAEKMKLANIAFDEWAKHTSLSFKHDYYGYDILISDKYGIHTCAKNDKVRCSSKFDGPGGVLAHAFSPNTANTPIEIHIDEEENWNFDPEGKEEKDKTNLLSTLMHEIGHALGVRHSFNKDALMYPLLNKRSNLSEDDILAIQSLYGSKAMTTTAKPVQTTKSTTVPKSSEVITDVCAIKEDDENKIHYLLVNGKVYVIFKKQLWIINIANSSKYDSKNYYRPLEITERLKFLSLDTFKGIDAMYQRPNGEIVLIENHKLFMFNLNTQQLVIGYPRNVCSHFNIGHPCTINGIVNTYTGKTYVIYNEDFVGEINECSFTVARTDLVSNLFPGIPADIDGVTRFNNGLLYFFKNGNYYEYNEFFQKVIRFGTKDHELFGLLCYSNNILKQFTEFIKNI, encoded by the exons ATGATTATCATATACTTCATAACGTTTTTTATCACAACAATTTCTATAAATGCAGATGAATTTGattctaataaatttctattgGACTATGGATATCTCAAAGGAGATAATGCAAGCTTAACTGATGAAAAAGCAGTAAAAGATGCCGTAAAACTGTTTCAAGAATCTTTTCATCTTCCGGTTAATGGGGAGTTAAATAGTAAGACCATCGCTCTCATGCGTGAGCCTCGATGCGGTGTACCAGATATTTTACCGTATGTAGTTTCAAGAATCATATGGAGAAAACCAGAACTGAAATGGCACTACCAACGAGCAACGGCTGAAAAGATGAAATTAGCTAACATAGCTTTTGATGAATGGGCAAAGCACACATCGTTAAGTTTCAAACATGATTATTACGGATATGATATCCTAATTTCTGACAAATATGGTATCCACACATGTGCCAAAAACGATAAAGTTCGATGCTCGAGCAAATTTGATGGACCTGGAGGTGTTTTGGCGCATGCGTTTTCTCCTAACACTGCTAACACACCCATAGAAATTCACATTGATGAAGAGGAGAATTGGAATTTTGATCCTGAAGGTAAAGAGGAAAAAGACAAAACCAACCTTCTGAGCACGTTGATGCATGAGATTGGTCACGCCTTGGGTGTTCGCCATTCTTTCAATAAAGATGCTCTCATGTACCCTTTACTAAACAAACGTTCAAATTTAAGCGAAGACGATATATTAGCCATTCAGTCGCTTTACGGCAGTAAAGCGATGACAACTACTGCTAAACCTGTTCAAACGACTAAATCTACTACTGTTCCTAAGTCTTCAGAGGTTATTACCGACGTGTGCgcaataaaagaagatgatgagaataaaattcattacttgcTAGTAAATGGTAAAGtttatgtaatattcaaaaaACAGTTATGGATAATAAATATTGCGAACAGCAGTAAATATGatagcaaaaattattatagaccACTTGAAATTACTGAACGATTAAAGTTTCTTTCTTTAGATACATTCAAAGGAATAGATGCGATGTACCAGAGACCGAACGGAGAAatagtattaattgaaaatcataaattgttTATGTTCAATCTTAATACTCAACAGTTGGTCATAGGCTATCCTAGGAATGTATGTTCTCACTTTAACATCGGTCATCCTTGTACGATTAATGGTATCGTAAATACATATACTGGAAAAACTTATGTGATTTATAATGAAGATTTTGTGGGGGAGATAAATGAATGTTCATTCACTGTTGCTCGAACAGATCTTGTATCCAATCTGTTTCCTGGAATACCGGCAGATATAGATGGGGTTACTCGTTTTAACAAcggactactttatttttttaagaatggaaaTTATTATGAGTATAATGAATTCTTCCAAAAAGTAATCAGATTTGGAACTAAAGATCATGAGCTTTTTGGTTTGCTATGTTACAGTAACAATATCTTAAAACAGTTCActgaatttatca aaaatatataa
- the LOC142317823 gene encoding uncharacterized protein LOC142317823, with product MSGQIIDVDTANAVFDESITGKEFHTHYPYASTTFNNSDEIRIPVQQQDVYTLPCESYLLINGTYSDANGVSDSTLKLCNNFGAFLFDEIRYEIAGQEVDRVRNVGITSTMKNALSLRNFEKDSIFMHGWSSDGVEDIQPVNGVYIDGESAKFKVLLPLKMLLGFFEDYNKILLNVKQELILLRASTNNNAVVVPAGKTFTFTITKISWKIPYVNVSDEKRLSLLRLVDKDEPILMMFRKWNLYEYPTLPISKDVIWTVKTTTQVEKPHYVIIGFQTSRKGDATKRASNFDTISLNNIRLYLNSVYYPYEHIQGDNIILYEMFKSFYRSYYNRNSAAALITPSKYYAMPLIFIDCSKQNDTLKTGAVDIKIEIQTSTNIPDNTTAYCLMISDCIMQYSPLTGTVKNVS from the coding sequence ATGAGCGGACAGATAATAGACGTTGATACTGCGAACGCGGTATTTGATGAAAGCATTACGGGTAAAGAATTTCATACTCACTATCCTTATGCATCAACTACATTTAATAATAGTGATGAAATAAGAATTCCTGTCCAGCAACAGGATGTATATACGCTTCCGTGCGAAAGTTATTTACTCATCAACGGAACGTATAGTGATGCTAATGGAGTTTCAGATTCAACACTAAAACTATGCAACAATTTTGGCGCGTTTCTTTTCGATGAAATTCGTTATGAAATTGCAGGACAGGAGGTGGATAGGGTGAGAAATGTGGGGATAACTTCAACGATGAAAAATGCTCTATCACTGAGAAACTTcgaaaaagattcaatttttatGCATGGTTGGTCATCGGACGGTGTTGAAGATATCCAACCGGTCAACGGTGTATATATCGATGGTGAATCGGCAAAGTTTAAGGTATTACTTCCGCTGAAGATGCTCTTGGGCttttttgaagattataataAGATACTGCTAAACGTTAAACAGGAACTCATTCTGCTTCGGGCTTCCACTAATAATAATGCTGTTGTCGTTCCAGCTGGAAAAACATTTACCTTCACAATAacgaaaattagttggaaaatacCATATGTTAACGTATCGGATGAAAAACGGTTATCACTTCTTAGACTGGTAGATaaggatgaaccgattttgatgatgtTCCGAAAGTGGAACTTGTACGAATACCCAACTCTACCTATCAGTAAAGATGTAATTTGGACAGTTAAAACAACAACGCAGGTGGAAAAACCTCATTATGTTATCATTGGATTTCAAACATCGAGAAAAGGAGACGCAACAAAAAGAGCTTCGAATTTTGATACCATTTCACTTAATAACATACGCTTGTATCTGAATTCAGTATATTATCCTTATGAACACATTCAAGgagataacattatattatacgaAATGTTTAAGAGTTTCTATAGATCTTATTATAACAGGAATTCAGCGGCTGCGTTAATTACCCCATCCAAGTACTATGCTATGCCATTAATCTTTATAGATTGTTCAAAACAAAACGATACTTTGAAAACTGGCGCGGTCGATATTAAAATCGAGATACAAACTTCTACCAACATTCCCGACAACACAACAGCctattgtttgatgataagtgaTTGCATAATGCAATATTCTCCTTTAACAGGCACAGTCAAAAACGTTTCCTAA
- the LOC142318304 gene encoding uncharacterized protein LOC142318304, with product MFVPFAALSKRINTLPFRIIKECGLNRFDNDGIVSCKECNWTITSETNLFHCGIAHKTYDETCSVAEELFNCCLFFKDSIVCIDLMMSTFSNWPRLFPKVELLLEAGFYFTGVMDSVACIECGLEIFEWLDNDNPFKEHQKVSYNCKMVKNKMKG from the exons ATGTTTGTCCCGTTTGCGGCGCTCAGCAAAAGGATAAACACACTCCCATTCAGAATTATTAAAGAATGTGGATTAAATCGCTTCGATAATGATGGAATCGTTTCATGTAAGGAATGTAATTGGACTATAACCtctgaaactaatttatttcattgcgGAATTGCACATAAAACATATGATGAAACTTGTAGTGTTGCTGAAGAATTAttcaattgttgtttattttttaaagatagcaTAGTTTGTATTGACCTGATGATGAGTACTTTTAGTAATTGGCCAAGGCTTTTTCCAAAGGTTGAATTATTGTTGGAAGCAGGATTTTATTTCACCGGCGTGATGGATTCTGTGGCATGTATCGAATGTGGTCTTGAAATTTTTGAGTGGTTGGATAATGATAACCCGTTTAAGGAGCATcaaaaagtttcatataattgcaaaatggtgaaaaataaaatgaaag gtTAA
- the LOC142317824 gene encoding uncharacterized protein LOC142317824, with the protein MSEEMFPVNDAQLEQVVYDVLQEDDELEGTPNQRLQLLIPRRLVYGEVDDQQHHPLLDDGNDNLIAEAAADVENNESEESTVVTTSFILENRVRFTKFHNEQEAYFGLRRCLNAKEEGEYKMKINIENIPMKEIDVAVAKRDS; encoded by the exons atGTCCGAAGAAATGTTTCCAGTAAATGATGCGCAATTAGAACAGGTTGTTTATGATGTTTTACAAGAAGATGATGAATTAGAGGGAACTCCTAATCAGCGGCTGCAGTTATTAATACCGCGAAGGTTGGTGTATGGGGAAGTCGACGACCAACAACATCATCCTTTATTAGATGACGGCAACGATAACCTCATAGCAGAGGCTGCTGctgatgttgaaaataatgaaagtgaAGAAAGCACAGTAGTAACAACATCATTCATCCTCGAAAACCGTGTTAGATTTACAaag tttcataatgaacaagaggCTTATTTTGGACTTAGGCGTTGTCTAAATGCAAAAGAAGAaggagaatataaaatgaaaataaatattgaaaatataccgATGAAAGAG aTTGATGTCGCAGTTGCAAAAAGAGATTCTTAA